The following proteins are co-located in the Hypomesus transpacificus isolate Combined female chromosome 23, fHypTra1, whole genome shotgun sequence genome:
- the ptbp3 gene encoding polypyrimidine tract-binding protein 3 isoform X3, translating into MSNSTPSTANGNDSRVYKGDRPPCGPSRVLHVRKVPLEVSEAELVSLGIPFGKVTNLLMLKGKNQAFLEMASEEAAITMVNYYTTATPHVRNQPVYIQYSNHRELKTDNLPNQGRAQAALQAVNAVHSGNMALSGSASASDGTLMPGQSPVLRIIVENLFYPVSLEVLHQIFSKFGTVLKIITFTKNNQFQALLQYADPMNAHHAKVTLDGQNIYNACCTLRVEFSKLTSLNVKYNNDKSRDFTRLDLPSGDSQPTMDPGMTAAFGAPGIISSPYAAAGFAPAMGFPQAGLSMQAMPGALGPLTLSGSAVGRMAIHGMAPPAVHAVLLVSNLNPDTISPNGLFILFGVYGDVHRVKILFNKKENALIQMADATQAQLAMSHLNGQRLHGKVIRVTISKHQTVQLPREGQEDQGLTKDFSGSPLHRFKKPGSKNFQNIFPPSATLHLSNIPPSVTDDVLKDLFAGTGYTVKAFKFFQKDRKMALIQLGSVEEAIQALIDLHNHDLGENHHLRVSFSKSTI; encoded by the exons ATGAGCAATTCCACCCCATCCACAG CTAATGGCAACGACAGCAGAGTGTATAAAGGAGAccgccccccctgtggcccctccCGTGTGCTCCACGTTCGCAAGGTTCCTCTGGAggtgtccgaggcagagctcgtCTCTCTAGGAATCCCCTTTGGGAAGGTCACCAACCTGTTGATGCTGAAAGGAAAGAACCAG GCCTTTTTAGAGATGGCGTCTGAGGAAGCAGCTATCACCATGGTGAACTACTACACTACAGCCACGCCCCATGTCCGTAACCAACCTGTCTACATCCAGTACTCCAACCATCGCGAGCTAAAGACAGACAACCTGCCCAATCAGGGG AGGGCCCAGGCAGCCCTGCAGGCCGTGAATGCAGTGCATTCTGGGAACATGGCGCTATCCGGGTCTGCGTCAGCCAGTGATGGCACCCTGATGCCAGGACAGAGCCCAGTGCTCCGCATCATCGTGGAGAACCTCTTCTACCCCGTCTCTCTGGAAGTGCTGCACCAG atcTTCTCCAAGTTCGGGACAGTCTTGAAGATCATCACCTTCACCAAGAATAACCAGTTTCAAGCCTTGCTTCAATATGCTGACCCTATGAATGCACACCACGCCAAAGTG ACTTTAGATGGCCAGAACATCTACAATGCCTGCTGTACTCTGCGCGTGGAGTTCTCCAAGCTGACCAGCCTGAATGTCAAGTACAACAATGACAAGAGCCGAGACTTCACCCGCCTGGACCTGCCCTCTGGGGACAGCCAGCCCACCATGGACCCTGGCATGACTGCCGCCTTCG gagcCCCAGGGATCATCTCATCTCCATATGCAGCAGCAGGTTTTGCCCCCGCCATGGGCTTCCCCCAAGCAG gtctgTCGATGCAGGCGATGCCCGGCGCTTTGGGGCCCCTCACTCTGTCAGGCTCGGCCGTGGGACGCATGGCCATCCACGGCATGGCCCCCCCTGCTGTGCACGCAGTTCTACTGGTGTCCAACCTCAACCCTGAC aCCATCTCACCTAATGGACTCTTCATCCTCTTTG gggtgtatgGGGATGTCCACAGGGTCAAGATTCTCTTTAACAAGAAGGAGAATGCCTTAATCCAGATGGCAGACGCTACTCAGGCACAGCTGG CCATGAGCCACCTGAACGGCCAGCGTCTCCACGGTAAGGTGATCCGGGTGACCATCTCCAAGCACCAGACGGTGCAGCTGCCCAGGGAGGGCCAGGAGGACCAGGGCCTCACCAAGGACTTCAGCGGCAGCCCGCTGCACCGCTTCAAGAAGCCCGGCTCCAAGAACTTCCAGAAcatcttccctccctccgccaCGCTGCACCTCTCCAACATCCC GCCTTCTGTCACTGACGACGTCCTTAAAGACCTGTTTGCTGGAACTGGATACACAGTCAAGGCCTTCAAATTCTTCCA GAAAGACAGGAAGATGGCCCTGATCCAGCTGGGTTCTGTGGAGGAGGCCATCCAGGCCCTGATCGACCTCCACAACCACGACCTGGGGGAGAACCACCACCTACGCGTCTCCTTCTCCAAGTccaccatctga
- the ptbp3 gene encoding polypyrimidine tract-binding protein 3 isoform X2 — MDGGVGDHADTDCQDPENPLSSFFLCGRTTMSNSTPSTANGNDSRVYKGDRPPCGPSRVLHVRKVPLEVSEAELVSLGIPFGKVTNLLMLKGKNQAFLEMASEEAAITMVNYYTTATPHVRNQPVYIQYSNHRELKTDNLPNQGRAQAALQAVNAVHSGNMALSGSASASDGTLMPGQSPVLRIIVENLFYPVSLEVLHQIFSKFGTVLKIITFTKNNQFQALLQYADPMNAHHAKVTLDGQNIYNACCTLRVEFSKLTSLNVKYNNDKSRDFTRLDLPSGDSQPTMDPGMTAAFGAPGIISSPYAAAGFAPAMGFPQAGLSMQAMPGALGPLTLSGSAVGRMAIHGMAPPAVHAVLLVSNLNPDTISPNGLFILFGVYGDVHRVKILFNKKENALIQMADATQAQLAMSHLNGQRLHGKVIRVTISKHQTVQLPREGQEDQGLTKDFSGSPLHRFKKPGSKNFQNIFPPSATLHLSNIPPSVTDDVLKDLFAGTGYTVKAFKFFQKDRKMALIQLGSVEEAIQALIDLHNHDLGENHHLRVSFSKSTI; from the exons CGGAGTAGGTGACCATGCAGACACTGACTGCCAG GACCCTGagaaccctctctcctccttcttcctgtgTGGCCGCACTACCATGAGCAATTCCACCCCATCCACAG CTAATGGCAACGACAGCAGAGTGTATAAAGGAGAccgccccccctgtggcccctccCGTGTGCTCCACGTTCGCAAGGTTCCTCTGGAggtgtccgaggcagagctcgtCTCTCTAGGAATCCCCTTTGGGAAGGTCACCAACCTGTTGATGCTGAAAGGAAAGAACCAG GCCTTTTTAGAGATGGCGTCTGAGGAAGCAGCTATCACCATGGTGAACTACTACACTACAGCCACGCCCCATGTCCGTAACCAACCTGTCTACATCCAGTACTCCAACCATCGCGAGCTAAAGACAGACAACCTGCCCAATCAGGGG AGGGCCCAGGCAGCCCTGCAGGCCGTGAATGCAGTGCATTCTGGGAACATGGCGCTATCCGGGTCTGCGTCAGCCAGTGATGGCACCCTGATGCCAGGACAGAGCCCAGTGCTCCGCATCATCGTGGAGAACCTCTTCTACCCCGTCTCTCTGGAAGTGCTGCACCAG atcTTCTCCAAGTTCGGGACAGTCTTGAAGATCATCACCTTCACCAAGAATAACCAGTTTCAAGCCTTGCTTCAATATGCTGACCCTATGAATGCACACCACGCCAAAGTG ACTTTAGATGGCCAGAACATCTACAATGCCTGCTGTACTCTGCGCGTGGAGTTCTCCAAGCTGACCAGCCTGAATGTCAAGTACAACAATGACAAGAGCCGAGACTTCACCCGCCTGGACCTGCCCTCTGGGGACAGCCAGCCCACCATGGACCCTGGCATGACTGCCGCCTTCG gagcCCCAGGGATCATCTCATCTCCATATGCAGCAGCAGGTTTTGCCCCCGCCATGGGCTTCCCCCAAGCAG gtctgTCGATGCAGGCGATGCCCGGCGCTTTGGGGCCCCTCACTCTGTCAGGCTCGGCCGTGGGACGCATGGCCATCCACGGCATGGCCCCCCCTGCTGTGCACGCAGTTCTACTGGTGTCCAACCTCAACCCTGAC aCCATCTCACCTAATGGACTCTTCATCCTCTTTG gggtgtatgGGGATGTCCACAGGGTCAAGATTCTCTTTAACAAGAAGGAGAATGCCTTAATCCAGATGGCAGACGCTACTCAGGCACAGCTGG CCATGAGCCACCTGAACGGCCAGCGTCTCCACGGTAAGGTGATCCGGGTGACCATCTCCAAGCACCAGACGGTGCAGCTGCCCAGGGAGGGCCAGGAGGACCAGGGCCTCACCAAGGACTTCAGCGGCAGCCCGCTGCACCGCTTCAAGAAGCCCGGCTCCAAGAACTTCCAGAAcatcttccctccctccgccaCGCTGCACCTCTCCAACATCCC GCCTTCTGTCACTGACGACGTCCTTAAAGACCTGTTTGCTGGAACTGGATACACAGTCAAGGCCTTCAAATTCTTCCA GAAAGACAGGAAGATGGCCCTGATCCAGCTGGGTTCTGTGGAGGAGGCCATCCAGGCCCTGATCGACCTCCACAACCACGACCTGGGGGAGAACCACCACCTACGCGTCTCCTTCTCCAAGTccaccatctga
- the ptbp3 gene encoding polypyrimidine tract-binding protein 3 isoform X1 translates to MDGGVGDHADTDCQQDPENPLSSFFLCGRTTMSNSTPSTANGNDSRVYKGDRPPCGPSRVLHVRKVPLEVSEAELVSLGIPFGKVTNLLMLKGKNQAFLEMASEEAAITMVNYYTTATPHVRNQPVYIQYSNHRELKTDNLPNQGRAQAALQAVNAVHSGNMALSGSASASDGTLMPGQSPVLRIIVENLFYPVSLEVLHQIFSKFGTVLKIITFTKNNQFQALLQYADPMNAHHAKVTLDGQNIYNACCTLRVEFSKLTSLNVKYNNDKSRDFTRLDLPSGDSQPTMDPGMTAAFGAPGIISSPYAAAGFAPAMGFPQAGLSMQAMPGALGPLTLSGSAVGRMAIHGMAPPAVHAVLLVSNLNPDTISPNGLFILFGVYGDVHRVKILFNKKENALIQMADATQAQLAMSHLNGQRLHGKVIRVTISKHQTVQLPREGQEDQGLTKDFSGSPLHRFKKPGSKNFQNIFPPSATLHLSNIPPSVTDDVLKDLFAGTGYTVKAFKFFQKDRKMALIQLGSVEEAIQALIDLHNHDLGENHHLRVSFSKSTI, encoded by the exons CGGAGTAGGTGACCATGCAGACACTGACTGCCAG caGGACCCTGagaaccctctctcctccttcttcctgtgTGGCCGCACTACCATGAGCAATTCCACCCCATCCACAG CTAATGGCAACGACAGCAGAGTGTATAAAGGAGAccgccccccctgtggcccctccCGTGTGCTCCACGTTCGCAAGGTTCCTCTGGAggtgtccgaggcagagctcgtCTCTCTAGGAATCCCCTTTGGGAAGGTCACCAACCTGTTGATGCTGAAAGGAAAGAACCAG GCCTTTTTAGAGATGGCGTCTGAGGAAGCAGCTATCACCATGGTGAACTACTACACTACAGCCACGCCCCATGTCCGTAACCAACCTGTCTACATCCAGTACTCCAACCATCGCGAGCTAAAGACAGACAACCTGCCCAATCAGGGG AGGGCCCAGGCAGCCCTGCAGGCCGTGAATGCAGTGCATTCTGGGAACATGGCGCTATCCGGGTCTGCGTCAGCCAGTGATGGCACCCTGATGCCAGGACAGAGCCCAGTGCTCCGCATCATCGTGGAGAACCTCTTCTACCCCGTCTCTCTGGAAGTGCTGCACCAG atcTTCTCCAAGTTCGGGACAGTCTTGAAGATCATCACCTTCACCAAGAATAACCAGTTTCAAGCCTTGCTTCAATATGCTGACCCTATGAATGCACACCACGCCAAAGTG ACTTTAGATGGCCAGAACATCTACAATGCCTGCTGTACTCTGCGCGTGGAGTTCTCCAAGCTGACCAGCCTGAATGTCAAGTACAACAATGACAAGAGCCGAGACTTCACCCGCCTGGACCTGCCCTCTGGGGACAGCCAGCCCACCATGGACCCTGGCATGACTGCCGCCTTCG gagcCCCAGGGATCATCTCATCTCCATATGCAGCAGCAGGTTTTGCCCCCGCCATGGGCTTCCCCCAAGCAG gtctgTCGATGCAGGCGATGCCCGGCGCTTTGGGGCCCCTCACTCTGTCAGGCTCGGCCGTGGGACGCATGGCCATCCACGGCATGGCCCCCCCTGCTGTGCACGCAGTTCTACTGGTGTCCAACCTCAACCCTGAC aCCATCTCACCTAATGGACTCTTCATCCTCTTTG gggtgtatgGGGATGTCCACAGGGTCAAGATTCTCTTTAACAAGAAGGAGAATGCCTTAATCCAGATGGCAGACGCTACTCAGGCACAGCTGG CCATGAGCCACCTGAACGGCCAGCGTCTCCACGGTAAGGTGATCCGGGTGACCATCTCCAAGCACCAGACGGTGCAGCTGCCCAGGGAGGGCCAGGAGGACCAGGGCCTCACCAAGGACTTCAGCGGCAGCCCGCTGCACCGCTTCAAGAAGCCCGGCTCCAAGAACTTCCAGAAcatcttccctccctccgccaCGCTGCACCTCTCCAACATCCC GCCTTCTGTCACTGACGACGTCCTTAAAGACCTGTTTGCTGGAACTGGATACACAGTCAAGGCCTTCAAATTCTTCCA GAAAGACAGGAAGATGGCCCTGATCCAGCTGGGTTCTGTGGAGGAGGCCATCCAGGCCCTGATCGACCTCCACAACCACGACCTGGGGGAGAACCACCACCTACGCGTCTCCTTCTCCAAGTccaccatctga